A single region of the Armatimonadota bacterium genome encodes:
- the miaA gene encoding tRNA (adenosine(37)-N6)-dimethylallyltransferase MiaA has product MGQENQPQEAQGQPAPGQQSQDRRILVILGPTAVGKTDVAIETALRLDGEIISADSAAVYRGMDVSAVKPTQEERKGVPFHLIDVADPREAFTAGRFAELARAAIREIRQRGRLPIVCGGTGLYIRALLAQYRPPPPVSLQTRLELQSKGPAAIRAELERIDPIAAQKIHPNDPVRNLRALEVYTVSGLPWSDWQKREECELPSLKIGLTMDRKALYERIDRRSAHLFETGLVEETRALLEAGAPEDAPALRMLGVKQAVRMLKGESTRAQAVEDFQLQTRRYAKRQMTWFRREPNVIWMETSGEARATSARIAELWYLSPMEGGRLNG; this is encoded by the coding sequence ATGGGGCAAGAGAACCAACCTCAAGAGGCACAAGGGCAACCGGCGCCGGGTCAACAGTCGCAGGACCGCCGCATCCTCGTTATCCTAGGCCCGACGGCGGTCGGGAAGACGGACGTTGCGATCGAAACGGCGCTCAGGCTCGATGGCGAAATTATCTCGGCCGATAGCGCGGCGGTTTATCGCGGGATGGACGTCAGCGCGGTAAAGCCCACGCAAGAAGAGCGCAAGGGCGTGCCGTTCCATCTGATCGATGTCGCCGATCCGCGAGAAGCCTTCACGGCCGGTCGATTCGCCGAGTTGGCGAGAGCCGCGATCCGAGAGATTCGGCAAAGGGGGCGGTTGCCCATCGTGTGCGGCGGCACGGGGCTGTATATCCGCGCTCTGCTGGCGCAGTATCGCCCGCCGCCGCCAGTTTCGCTCCAGACGCGCTTGGAACTCCAATCCAAAGGACCAGCGGCCATCAGGGCCGAATTAGAGCGAATAGACCCGATAGCGGCTCAAAAAATACATCCGAACGACCCTGTTCGAAACCTTCGCGCGTTGGAAGTGTATACTGTATCGGGGTTGCCCTGGTCCGATTGGCAAAAGCGCGAGGAGTGCGAGCTTCCTTCGCTCAAAATCGGGCTGACGATGGATCGGAAGGCGCTGTACGAGCGCATCGATCGGCGTTCGGCCCATCTGTTCGAAACAGGACTCGTGGAGGAGACCCGAGCGCTGTTGGAAGCGGGAGCGCCCGAAGACGCGCCGGCCCTGCGCATGTTGGGCGTAAAGCAGGCTGTGAGGATGCTCAAAGGAGAGTCGACTCGCGCGCAAGCGGTAGAGGATTTCCAGCTTCAGACGCGAAGATACGCCAAGAGGCAGATGACGTGGTTTAGACGAGAACCGAACGTCATTTGGATGGAAACGAGCGGAGAGGCGCGCGCGACTAGCGCACGGATTGCTGAACTTTGGTATTTGTCTCCAATGGAGGGAGGACGCTTGAATGGCTAA
- a CDS encoding exo-alpha-sialidase gives MTMFLAVATVLVCIGQTAPNSPMQTRFIDLSKETHRQIVVDREPGQYLGHVSTVLLEDGRTLLAAYPRGHGKGAIVLKKSTDGGKTWSERLPVPDNWSTSLETPTIHRTIDPKSGKKRLILWSGLYPARLAFSEDDGKTWTPLKQAGDWGGIVVMGFVERLSDGRYLAMFHDDGRFFSKNGRATGAFTLYKTYSTDGGLTWSFPEVVWSGSDIHLCEPGFVRSPDGKRLAVLLRENRRVKRSHVMFSSDEGKTWSVPRELPLELTGDRHTAKYAPDGRLVVSFRDMASGSPTWGDWVVWVGTFEDIEQGRPGQYRVRLMDNLKGSDCAYPGVEALPDGTFVCATYGHWAEGEQPYIVSVRFKLQEFDQK, from the coding sequence ATGACAATGTTTCTCGCGGTCGCGACTGTGCTCGTCTGCATCGGCCAAACCGCCCCGAACTCCCCCATGCAAACCAGGTTCATCGACCTTTCGAAGGAGACGCACCGACAAATCGTCGTCGATCGGGAGCCGGGGCAGTACCTGGGCCACGTTTCGACTGTGCTGTTGGAGGACGGTCGCACTCTATTGGCCGCGTATCCAAGAGGCCACGGAAAGGGCGCGATCGTGCTCAAGAAGAGCACGGACGGCGGCAAGACCTGGAGCGAACGGCTGCCCGTACCGGATAACTGGTCGACGAGTTTAGAAACGCCGACCATTCATCGCACAATCGACCCTAAGAGCGGGAAGAAGCGCCTCATCCTCTGGTCCGGTCTTTATCCGGCGCGCCTTGCCTTTAGCGAGGACGACGGCAAAACCTGGACGCCGCTCAAACAGGCGGGCGATTGGGGCGGAATCGTCGTGATGGGCTTTGTGGAAAGACTAAGCGACGGCCGCTATCTGGCCATGTTTCACGACGATGGCCGATTCTTTTCCAAGAATGGCAGGGCAACCGGCGCTTTCACGCTTTACAAGACCTACTCGACAGACGGCGGGCTGACTTGGTCGTTCCCTGAAGTCGTTTGGAGCGGTTCCGATATTCATTTGTGCGAACCTGGTTTTGTCCGGTCGCCCGACGGCAAGCGCCTCGCGGTTTTGTTGCGCGAGAATCGTCGCGTCAAGCGATCGCACGTCATGTTCTCAAGCGACGAGGGCAAGACGTGGAGCGTGCCTCGCGAACTTCCGCTGGAATTGACCGGAGATCGGCACACGGCCAAATATGCCCCGGACGGCAGGTTAGTCGTAAGCTTTCGCGATATGGCTTCCGGAAGCCCGACCTGGGGCGATTGGGTCGTTTGGGTCGGGACGTTCGAGGACATTGAGCAAGGACGCCCGGGCCAGTACCGCGTTCGTCTGATGGACAATCTGAAAGGCTCGGATTGCGCCTACCCTGGAGTCGAAGCCTTGCCGGACGGCACATTCGTCTGCGCGACGTATGGCCATTGGGCAGAGGGCGAACAGCCTTATATCGTCTCAGTTCGGTTTAAGTTGCAGGAGTTCGACCAAAAGTAA